A section of the Hirschia baltica ATCC 49814 genome encodes:
- a CDS encoding autotransporter outer membrane beta-barrel domain-containing protein — protein sequence MGNINQNDGKICLYNSAGIDTGALNSETANLALGGGNASGDIILRDEAGLDTIHLDGGDANLRLGGHGHNGDIGMYCDQGNLRMHIDGGAANIFIGGNGAGGDIALKSHDNLTRLHLDGAQGNITLGGNGSQGDVIGLNATGGQTVHVDGGNGNITLGGNGSEGDVTLLHTEGGQTVHIDGGNGNITLGGSGSQGDVVLLGVSGLQSVHLDGGNGNGVFGGNGASGDLALLDAAGNTIIHLDANDACIKINGSYVATADHVFQADYALPNLADVEGFIASQGHLPGVPSAQDMQRDGVDLNAMNATLLAKIEELTLYVIEQGKRIEELESKLAN from the coding sequence ATGGGTAATATCAATCAAAACGACGGTAAAATATGCCTCTATAATTCGGCTGGCATAGACACTGGCGCGCTCAATTCAGAAACTGCAAATCTAGCCCTTGGCGGCGGGAATGCATCTGGAGACATTATTCTGCGCGACGAAGCTGGTCTTGATACAATTCACCTAGATGGTGGAGATGCAAATCTACGCCTTGGCGGTCATGGCCATAATGGTGATATCGGCATGTATTGCGATCAAGGCAATTTGCGTATGCATATTGATGGTGGTGCAGCTAACATTTTCATAGGTGGCAATGGCGCGGGAGGCGATATCGCTCTTAAAAGCCATGACAACCTAACGCGTCTCCATTTAGACGGTGCTCAAGGTAATATTACGTTGGGCGGTAATGGTTCCCAAGGGGATGTCATTGGTTTGAACGCGACAGGCGGTCAAACAGTTCATGTTGATGGCGGTAATGGCAATATCACATTGGGCGGAAACGGGTCTGAAGGAGATGTTACACTCCTTCACACTGAAGGTGGTCAGACAGTCCATATTGACGGTGGAAACGGAAATATCACTCTAGGTGGATCCGGTTCACAAGGTGATGTTGTTCTGCTTGGTGTTTCCGGTCTTCAGTCTGTCCATCTCGATGGTGGAAACGGGAATGGCGTATTTGGCGGCAATGGTGCCAGCGGTGATTTGGCTTTGCTTGATGCTGCAGGGAACACGATTATCCATCTTGACGCAAATGATGCGTGCATAAAAATCAATGGATCATATGTCGCGACCGCAGACCATGTTTTTCAGGCTGATTACGCGCTTCCAAATCTTGCTGATGTAGAAGGTTTCATCGCATCTCAAGGGCATTTGCCGGGTGTGCCATCCGCACAAGACATGCAAAGAGACGGCGTTGATTTAAACGCAATGAACGCAACTTTGCTTGCAAAGATCGAAGAGCTAACGCTTTACGTGATTGAGCAAGGTAAGCGCATTGAAGAGCTAGAAAGCAAGCTTGCAAATTAG
- a CDS encoding TetR/AcrR family transcriptional regulator produces MVESTAKSKKTTTARRAGPKRSEASRLAVQTAALEELASNGWRNFSVDRVAKNAKASKQTIYRWWPTPACLVVQSALENTPKSTDPNTTLKERLSALMSPLINDIRLGDGAHKWRGVILAAADSDEANEIFRNWIAETYRKPVRFVLAEHTNKNLIRRDWDIDFVIESLLGPVWQRVVAMRAPLPENYVDRLVDAVINNLKKDD; encoded by the coding sequence ATGGTTGAATCAACTGCGAAAAGCAAAAAAACAACCACTGCCCGCCGTGCTGGGCCTAAACGCAGCGAAGCTTCCAGATTAGCTGTTCAAACAGCCGCATTGGAAGAACTCGCGAGCAATGGTTGGCGCAATTTTAGTGTTGACCGAGTTGCCAAAAATGCAAAAGCTTCCAAGCAAACAATATATCGGTGGTGGCCAACACCTGCCTGTCTTGTGGTTCAATCAGCTTTAGAAAATACACCCAAATCCACTGACCCAAATACAACATTAAAAGAACGCCTATCCGCACTCATGTCCCCCTTAATCAATGACATTAGATTAGGCGATGGTGCGCACAAATGGCGTGGTGTGATATTGGCAGCGGCCGATAGTGATGAAGCCAATGAAATTTTTCGAAATTGGATCGCAGAGACTTACCGAAAACCTGTTAGATTTGTTCTAGCCGAACACACAAATAAAAACCTAATTCGCCGAGATTGGGATATAGATTTTGTGATTGAAAGTCTTCTCGGGCCTGTTTGGCAGCGTGTTGTTGCGATGCGTGCGCCCCTACCCGAAAACTATGTTGATAGATTAGTAGACGCCGTTATCAACAATTTGAAAAAAGACGATTAA
- a CDS encoding vWA domain-containing protein: MITNTKTSKTLFQKCVSGFLAITAISLSACANAEIAPDPDISRIEGDSPMHAYILLDRTGSMSSIWDEALNSVNTYAVSLGTKQAGEKGDVDADVTLAVFDAQDGLQFDVLRKGASAKEWNEVSNDEASPRGMTPLFDAIGRIVSIAETDKPEKAVLVIMTDGQENSSREITKHGAKAALDRVREKGWEVVFLGAEFANFGDAEAVGQSYNKSMAVSKGKLGQTMDRLAQKSRSYAKGEEAEIEFDAEDRAIADEEDVKQRKGQ; the protein is encoded by the coding sequence ATGATTACGAATACAAAGACTTCAAAAACACTATTTCAAAAATGTGTTTCCGGTTTTCTAGCAATCACAGCGATTTCTCTTTCAGCTTGTGCAAATGCAGAGATTGCGCCGGATCCAGATATTTCAAGAATTGAGGGGGATTCACCCATGCATGCTTATATATTACTCGACCGGACTGGTTCTATGTCGTCCATTTGGGATGAAGCGCTAAATTCGGTCAACACATATGCTGTCTCTCTTGGAACCAAGCAAGCGGGAGAGAAGGGCGATGTTGATGCCGATGTGACGCTCGCTGTATTTGATGCTCAAGATGGCTTGCAGTTTGATGTTTTGCGCAAAGGTGCATCCGCAAAAGAATGGAATGAAGTTAGCAATGATGAAGCATCGCCGCGTGGTATGACACCGCTCTTTGATGCCATCGGACGTATTGTAAGCATTGCTGAAACGGATAAACCTGAAAAAGCTGTTCTTGTGATCATGACAGATGGTCAGGAAAATTCGAGCCGTGAAATCACCAAACATGGCGCGAAAGCGGCATTGGACCGTGTACGCGAAAAAGGCTGGGAAGTTGTTTTTCTAGGGGCTGAGTTTGCCAATTTTGGAGACGCAGAAGCTGTTGGTCAAAGCTATAATAAAAGCATGGCTGTATCTAAAGGTAAGTTGGGCCAGACCATGGACCGTCTTGCTCAGAAATCACGTAGCTACGCCAAAGGTGAAGAAGCTGAGATTGAGTTTGATGCAGAAGATCGCGCCATTGCCGACGAAGAAGATGTGAAACAACGCAAAGGTCAATAA
- a CDS encoding LysE family translocator yields MDFTIWLALVALFFSGGLTPGPAVMLVTSSSLKYGFSPAMIAGIGVSTANLVWVALAVSGAAALAKTFPDFFLVLKLAGVAFIVWLAWDMIRNSETMTLAARVIPRRRVLYVKGIGLQLANPSALVFFGGLLPAYISAEKPLLPQIIIIIATVTITELFGLGVYAMAAERLSRNFQSKEFVKWFSRIAALLMLSSAGFALYITLFSQASV; encoded by the coding sequence ATGGATTTTACTATTTGGCTTGCTCTTGTCGCACTCTTTTTCTCTGGCGGATTAACTCCCGGTCCAGCCGTTATGCTTGTGACATCTTCATCCCTAAAATACGGTTTTTCACCTGCTATGATCGCCGGCATTGGTGTATCCACAGCCAATCTTGTATGGGTTGCTTTGGCCGTATCAGGTGCTGCTGCACTGGCAAAAACCTTCCCTGATTTTTTCCTGGTACTCAAACTTGCCGGTGTTGCATTCATCGTTTGGTTGGCGTGGGACATGATCAGAAATAGCGAGACGATGACGCTTGCTGCGCGGGTCATCCCACGCAGACGTGTTCTTTACGTCAAAGGCATAGGATTGCAGTTAGCCAACCCAAGTGCGCTGGTCTTCTTTGGGGGATTACTTCCAGCATATATTAGCGCAGAAAAGCCATTGCTGCCCCAAATCATCATAATCATCGCAACAGTTACGATTACTGAATTATTCGGACTTGGGGTTTACGCAATGGCGGCAGAGCGGCTTTCTCGCAATTTTCAAAGCAAAGAATTTGTAAAATGGTTTAGTCGAATTGCCGCGCTACTCATGCTTAGCTCTGCAGGTTTTGCGCTATATATAACGCTTTTCTCTCAAGCCAGTGTGTAA
- a CDS encoding carbonic anhydrase — protein sequence MCAARTAEQDRLLTGYRRFRNGRYQETSQIYKDLGSYQDPDIMIISCADSRADPALIFDAVPGEFFIVRNVAALVPPYDDRPGGYHGVSAAVEFAVTALKVKQILVMGHAGCGGVKASLSAAKDKPVGTFIAPWVEIANEARDKVLACEHNDTPEKRELALEHGVVGQSIKNLQTFPFVTKAMEEGELVLEGAWFSIAEGKLLWRNWSTGEFFEVDANA from the coding sequence GTGTGTGCTGCCCGTACTGCTGAACAAGACCGTCTACTGACGGGATATCGTCGCTTCCGTAATGGTCGCTATCAAGAAACTTCGCAAATATATAAGGATCTTGGCAGCTATCAGGATCCAGACATCATGATCATTTCATGTGCTGATAGTCGGGCTGATCCTGCTTTGATTTTTGATGCGGTTCCGGGTGAGTTTTTTATCGTCCGCAATGTGGCAGCGCTTGTTCCTCCCTATGATGATAGACCGGGTGGATATCACGGTGTTTCTGCCGCAGTAGAATTTGCGGTGACTGCGCTTAAGGTCAAACAGATTCTTGTGATGGGACATGCTGGATGTGGTGGTGTCAAAGCATCATTGTCTGCAGCAAAAGATAAACCAGTAGGAACATTTATCGCGCCTTGGGTAGAGATTGCCAATGAAGCGCGTGATAAAGTTCTGGCATGCGAACACAATGATACACCAGAAAAACGCGAGCTAGCGCTTGAGCATGGTGTGGTTGGTCAATCTATTAAAAACCTTCAAACCTTCCCTTTCGTGACTAAAGCAATGGAGGAGGGAGAGCTCGTTCTTGAAGGCGCATGGTTCTCAATTGCAGAAGGGAAACTGCTTTGGAGAAACTGGAGCACAGGTGAATTCTTTGAAGTCGATGCAAACGCATAA
- a CDS encoding MmcB family DNA repair protein, whose protein sequence is MTREISPNVNRNTQRADAIFSGTLKLLHDLGWNGLIEVNLPNNRRADILAINHKGEILIIEVKSCLADFSSDEKWPEYEDYCDYFLFAVDQDFPTQRLPDETGFIIADAFGGAIIREAARKKLSGPRRKSITLKFARLAAKRLYQSLTPPMA, encoded by the coding sequence ATGACCCGAGAAATCAGCCCTAATGTCAATCGAAATACGCAACGCGCGGATGCTATTTTCAGCGGCACTTTAAAACTACTTCATGATCTTGGTTGGAACGGTTTAATCGAAGTGAATTTGCCCAATAATAGACGCGCAGATATTCTGGCCATTAACCATAAAGGGGAAATTCTCATCATTGAGGTGAAGTCATGCCTAGCTGATTTCTCCTCTGACGAGAAATGGCCTGAATATGAAGACTATTGTGACTATTTTCTCTTTGCTGTTGATCAGGATTTTCCAACGCAGCGCCTACCCGACGAGACAGGTTTTATTATTGCAGATGCATTTGGAGGTGCCATTATCCGTGAAGCTGCTCGTAAAAAGCTATCTGGACCACGTCGAAAATCAATTACGTTGAAATTTGCAAGACTTGCTGCAAAACGTCTTTACCAGAGTTTGACTCCTCCTATGGCATAA
- a CDS encoding rhodanese-like domain-containing protein gives MAKNNINPEDNIHLRKMKPALIFAVLSVCAAIAMFAFGHMSAQTSNSQRKPSAVDYPTFQAMTDEARSHREQRLITLENFLEMGAVSDTIILDTRSKSAFEDGHIKGAVHLNFSDFTDDKLAEIIPDFDTRILIYCNNNFSDDVAPVPKKMVSLALNIPTFINLYGYGYTNIYELGEEISLDDLGDNWITKSNH, from the coding sequence ATGGCGAAGAATAACATAAATCCAGAAGACAATATTCATTTGCGTAAGATGAAACCTGCACTGATATTTGCGGTTTTATCAGTTTGCGCCGCAATCGCCATGTTTGCTTTTGGCCATATGTCGGCCCAGACTTCGAATTCGCAACGCAAACCATCTGCGGTCGATTATCCTACCTTTCAGGCAATGACAGATGAAGCACGGTCACATCGAGAACAGCGCCTAATTACCCTTGAAAACTTTCTAGAAATGGGTGCTGTTAGCGATACGATTATTTTAGATACGCGTTCAAAATCAGCGTTTGAAGACGGGCATATCAAAGGCGCTGTTCATTTAAATTTTTCCGATTTCACGGATGATAAGCTTGCGGAAATTATTCCTGATTTTGATACGAGAATACTTATCTACTGCAATAATAATTTCAGTGATGATGTAGCACCTGTGCCCAAAAAGATGGTGTCACTCGCACTTAATATTCCCACATTTATCAATCTGTACGGATATGGCTACACCAATATCTACGAGCTAGGGGAAGAGATCTCTTTAGATGATTTGGGTGATAATTGGATAACAAAATCAAACCACTAA
- the purH gene encoding bifunctional phosphoribosylaminoimidazolecarboxamide formyltransferase/IMP cyclohydrolase has protein sequence MTANLSPIRRALISVSDKTGLIERAKKLVELGVELVSTGGTSKAIADAGLPVKDVSDLTNFPEMMDGRVKTLHPVVHGGLLYRRDLDTHVQAAKEHNIGAIDLLYVNLYPFEATVAAGKPFEDCIENIDIGGPAMLRAAAKNVDFVAVCTDGSDVDKVILDMEANAGATTLKTRRALSAKTYARTAAYDAAISNWYVAQIEAEALTNDEEIEAPSIRAFGGQLKQKLRYGENPHQKAAVYATPEGRPGVLSAKQIQGKELSFNNLNDTDSAYELVAEFDPADRPAVAIIKHANPCGVAVGNTALDAYKAALACDPVSAFGGIVALNCALDAQTAEAITQVFTEVVIAPGASDEAVEIFSKKKNLRLLITDALPDPKEASLNYRSIAGGMLVQERDTGRIEMSDLKVVTKRAPTEQEMKDMLFAWRVAKHVKSNCMVYAKDDSTAGLGMGLVSRVDSARLASIKAQDAAKAAGWDEPRTKGCAAASEAFIPFADGLLLAIEAGATSFIQPGGSVRDDEVIAAADAAGVAMVFTGMRHFKH, from the coding sequence ATGACTGCAAACCTTTCTCCCATTCGTCGCGCCCTTATATCTGTATCTGACAAAACAGGCCTAATTGAGCGTGCTAAAAAATTGGTTGAATTGGGTGTAGAACTTGTTTCTACAGGCGGAACGTCCAAGGCGATTGCAGATGCAGGTCTTCCGGTTAAAGATGTTTCCGACCTAACAAACTTTCCTGAAATGATGGATGGCCGCGTTAAAACACTCCATCCTGTTGTCCATGGCGGCCTGTTATACCGCAGAGATCTGGACACACACGTGCAAGCAGCCAAAGAGCACAATATAGGCGCGATCGACCTTCTCTATGTGAACCTCTACCCGTTTGAAGCGACTGTTGCTGCGGGCAAGCCATTTGAAGATTGCATCGAAAACATAGACATTGGCGGTCCAGCAATGCTGCGCGCTGCTGCAAAAAACGTAGATTTCGTCGCTGTTTGTACGGATGGCTCCGATGTTGATAAAGTTATTCTGGATATGGAAGCCAATGCAGGCGCAACGACACTAAAAACACGTCGTGCCCTTTCTGCTAAAACATATGCACGCACAGCCGCCTATGATGCAGCCATTTCAAACTGGTATGTTGCACAAATTGAAGCTGAAGCACTGACAAATGACGAAGAAATTGAAGCACCATCCATTCGTGCCTTTGGTGGCCAATTAAAACAAAAACTACGCTATGGTGAAAACCCGCACCAAAAAGCGGCTGTATATGCCACACCAGAAGGACGCCCCGGTGTTCTGTCGGCCAAACAAATTCAAGGTAAGGAACTTTCCTTCAACAATTTGAATGACACTGATTCAGCCTATGAATTAGTAGCTGAATTTGATCCTGCTGATCGTCCTGCTGTGGCGATAATAAAACACGCAAATCCATGCGGTGTAGCTGTTGGGAATACGGCTTTAGATGCCTATAAAGCCGCGCTTGCTTGTGATCCAGTATCGGCATTTGGCGGTATTGTTGCGCTAAATTGTGCATTGGATGCGCAAACGGCCGAGGCGATTACACAAGTCTTCACCGAAGTTGTCATTGCGCCGGGAGCAAGCGATGAGGCGGTTGAAATTTTCTCTAAAAAGAAAAACCTACGCCTATTGATAACTGATGCTTTGCCTGACCCCAAAGAGGCTTCTCTCAACTATCGCAGTATTGCGGGTGGTATGCTTGTGCAAGAGCGCGACACGGGTCGTATCGAAATGTCTGATCTGAAAGTTGTCACGAAACGTGCACCAACAGAACAAGAGATGAAAGACATGCTGTTTGCATGGCGCGTTGCAAAACACGTCAAATCTAATTGTATGGTTTATGCAAAAGATGACTCAACAGCCGGTCTTGGGATGGGGCTTGTAAGCCGTGTTGATTCAGCTCGTCTTGCTTCTATCAAAGCACAAGATGCTGCAAAAGCAGCTGGATGGGATGAGCCACGCACAAAGGGTTGTGCCGCGGCCTCTGAGGCCTTTATCCCATTTGCAGATGGTCTGCTTCTAGCGATTGAAGCTGGTGCAACATCATTCATCCAACCGGGTGGATCTGTACGTGATGATGAAGTGATCGCCGCAGCGGATGCAGCAGGCGTTGCAATGGTGTTCACAGGTATGCGCCACTTCAAACACTAA
- a CDS encoding metallopeptidase family protein has protein sequence MSTVEESWGCAPHGDTLLKIADKVLSQMRPFFPDGVGQINIFIDELPDEETLEALYLDDPYALYGAYSGMTSALELHEIEADARIWIYRLPILKHWVEAADIALETLIANVFLKEIASHYRWEDVMFEHVMVSANIPQIMFE, from the coding sequence ATGTCGACAGTTGAAGAGAGTTGGGGATGCGCCCCCCATGGCGACACACTTTTAAAAATCGCGGATAAAGTACTGTCTCAAATGCGACCATTCTTTCCAGATGGTGTTGGACAGATAAATATTTTCATTGATGAATTACCAGATGAAGAAACTTTAGAGGCTCTATATCTGGATGACCCCTATGCGTTGTATGGGGCTTATTCGGGGATGACATCTGCACTAGAGCTACACGAAATTGAAGCCGATGCTCGGATATGGATTTACAGATTGCCTATTTTAAAACACTGGGTTGAGGCTGCTGATATTGCTTTAGAAACACTCATCGCCAACGTCTTTCTCAAAGAAATAGCATCACATTATCGCTGGGAAGATGTGATGTTTGAACATGTGATGGTATCGGCAAATATTCCTCAGATAATGTTCGAATAA
- a CDS encoding UDP-N-acetylglucosamine 4,6-dehydratase family protein: MTRKDIIRAFTIGQRQAWRAIIICTCYDVIAAFVAMISAIYIRNALQGTTPNPVVTALYTVELAVAMVASLTFTGVYRQVWRHTSASDLRRIVQAALLANLIFLPIMFLTNRLEGFFRSSIFIEVPILITIMIAGRLASRARATGQFMAAFRAPNEKKPAAILIGTASKISSTLRDLDNSSEGLPIRPLAIIETSGDHTGRAICGIQVLGDLSKLQESMSIMTTRYGTPPWIAMIGGTLERETMDTVLEVSAKFKATVQRLRADGEFNHDEISPTDLLTRPEKNLDRINVSKLISGARVFVTGAGGTIGSELVRQCASYGPSEITLYDNSEYNLYEIDMYMGKHFPNVQRRALLGDVKEANRLRTAMKKAKPDIVLHAAALKHVPLMETNPNEAILTNVEGARLAATYAAEFGVKNFVFISTDKAVQPSNVMGASKRAAELFIQALAPQAATTNFAIVRFGNVLGSAGSVAPLFERQIKEGGPVTITDAEMTRYFMSVEEASSLVLQASALSSKSPHKEAFLYVLDMGPPVSIVELAERMIRLKGYRPGKDIEIVFTGLRPGEKLAETVFYPKEEVSETGVDGVLSAQSSYQNLDTILPTLDAMIEAARNRERNISLNLLADLAPQLAISKPANLPQNPVDYIRTENVDYLKEKQSNVLPLRAAKRSRSE; encoded by the coding sequence TTGACCCGCAAAGACATTATTCGGGCCTTTACCATCGGACAGCGCCAAGCATGGCGTGCCATCATTATTTGCACATGCTATGATGTCATAGCGGCATTTGTTGCCATGATTTCGGCAATATATATTAGAAATGCCCTTCAAGGGACGACCCCAAACCCCGTTGTAACTGCACTTTACACCGTTGAACTTGCTGTTGCGATGGTTGCGTCGCTTACATTCACCGGCGTTTACCGCCAAGTATGGCGCCATACGAGCGCGAGTGATCTTCGGCGTATCGTGCAAGCTGCTCTACTGGCAAACCTTATATTTCTTCCAATCATGTTTCTCACAAACAGATTAGAAGGATTTTTCAGGTCTAGTATTTTTATTGAAGTCCCTATTCTAATTACAATTATGATTGCTGGACGCCTTGCATCGCGCGCAAGAGCAACAGGACAGTTCATGGCTGCATTTCGTGCGCCGAACGAAAAGAAACCTGCTGCAATTCTCATTGGAACAGCATCTAAAATTTCTTCTACTCTCAGGGATTTAGATAATTCAAGCGAAGGTTTACCCATTCGCCCACTTGCAATCATTGAAACCAGTGGGGATCACACGGGACGGGCCATTTGCGGTATTCAAGTATTAGGAGACCTTTCCAAATTACAGGAAAGCATGTCGATAATGACAACCCGATATGGCACCCCACCTTGGATTGCGATGATCGGAGGCACGCTCGAGCGAGAAACAATGGACACCGTCTTGGAAGTTTCCGCCAAATTCAAAGCAACCGTTCAACGTCTGAGAGCTGATGGAGAATTCAATCATGATGAAATTTCTCCAACCGACCTTTTAACCCGCCCAGAAAAAAATCTAGATCGCATCAATGTTAGTAAGTTGATTTCTGGTGCGCGTGTTTTCGTAACAGGTGCTGGTGGTACAATTGGTTCTGAATTAGTGCGCCAATGTGCAAGCTACGGCCCGTCAGAGATAACCCTTTACGATAATTCTGAATACAATTTGTATGAAATAGACATGTATATGGGAAAACACTTCCCAAATGTACAAAGACGCGCCCTACTTGGTGATGTTAAAGAAGCAAATCGCTTAAGAACAGCCATGAAAAAGGCAAAACCTGACATTGTTCTTCATGCAGCAGCGCTAAAACATGTTCCTTTAATGGAAACCAACCCAAATGAAGCCATTCTAACGAATGTAGAAGGCGCACGATTAGCAGCAACATATGCAGCTGAATTTGGTGTCAAAAACTTTGTATTCATTTCAACAGACAAAGCGGTACAACCCTCAAACGTCATGGGCGCTTCTAAACGGGCCGCCGAATTATTCATTCAGGCGCTAGCCCCACAAGCAGCAACAACAAATTTCGCAATCGTCAGATTTGGAAATGTATTGGGATCGGCGGGATCGGTGGCTCCCCTATTCGAGCGACAAATCAAAGAAGGTGGCCCTGTCACAATCACAGATGCGGAAATGACTCGTTATTTCATGAGTGTGGAAGAAGCATCTTCCCTTGTTCTTCAAGCTTCTGCATTATCTAGCAAATCACCCCACAAAGAAGCATTTCTTTATGTATTAGATATGGGACCACCTGTTTCAATCGTTGAGCTTGCCGAACGCATGATCCGCTTGAAAGGTTACCGCCCTGGTAAAGATATAGAGATCGTTTTCACAGGACTACGGCCCGGTGAGAAACTTGCTGAAACGGTTTTTTATCCCAAAGAAGAAGTTTCTGAAACAGGTGTTGATGGCGTTTTATCTGCGCAATCTTCCTATCAAAATCTAGATACAATTTTACCAACACTTGACGCAATGATAGAAGCAGCTCGCAATCGGGAACGTAATATTTCGCTCAACCTGCTCGCCGATTTAGCACCGCAATTGGCTATCTCAAAACCGGCAAACCTACCCCAAAATCCGGTGGATTACATCCGCACAGAAAACGTGGACTATCTCAAAGAAAAGCAAAGTAATGTATTGCCTTTACGTGCAGCAAAGCGTTCACGATCTGAATAA
- the ppa gene encoding inorganic diphosphatase: MNLNKVSLGKDAPKDVNVVIEVPLGGEPIKYEIDKDSGAMFVDRYLYTPMRYPCNYGFIPHTLSLDGDPIDVMCIGQRALIPGCVLRVRPVGVLMMEDDGGEDEKILAVPHQKMTAFYNNVDNYTDLPEITPQRIEHFFTHYKDLEPGKWVKIKGWGDREKAEELITQAIERAKK, encoded by the coding sequence ATGAATCTGAATAAAGTAAGTTTAGGAAAAGACGCTCCCAAAGATGTCAACGTCGTTATCGAAGTACCTTTAGGTGGTGAGCCTATTAAGTATGAAATCGACAAAGACTCTGGAGCAATGTTTGTAGACCGTTATCTCTACACACCAATGCGTTACCCATGTAATTATGGTTTCATACCGCACACATTATCATTGGATGGTGACCCAATTGACGTGATGTGTATCGGTCAACGTGCGCTTATTCCTGGTTGTGTACTTCGCGTGCGTCCAGTGGGTGTTTTAATGATGGAAGATGATGGCGGAGAAGACGAAAAGATTCTCGCTGTTCCTCATCAAAAAATGACAGCTTTCTACAACAATGTAGATAATTATACTGACCTTCCTGAGATCACACCTCAACGTATTGAGCACTTCTTCACCCACTATAAAGACCTTGAGCCAGGTAAATGGGTTAAGATTAAAGGTTGGGGCGATCGTGAAAAAGCAGAAGAATTGATCACTCAAGCGATCGAACGCGCAAAAAAATAA
- a CDS encoding argininosuccinate synthase — translation MSLVTNPPKKVVLAYSGGLDTSIILKWLQTEFGCEVVTFTADLGQGEELGPARDKALQLGIKEENIFIDDLREDFVRDYVFPMFRANTVYEGVYLLGTSIARPLISKRQIEIAEMVGADAVCHGATGKGNDQVRFELGYYALNPDIRVIAPWRDWEFKSRTHLLEFAEKHGIPVPMDKRGEAPFSVDANMLHTSSEGKALEDPGEVAPEFVFQRTVSPEEAPDTPEEITVGFERGDAVSINGETLSPASLLTKLNELGRKHGIGRLDLLENRFVGMKSRGIYETPGGTILLAAHRGIEQITLDRGAAHLKDELMPRYAELIYNGFWWSPEREMLQAAIDASQGMVTGEVRLKLYKGHVHLLARTSPYSLYSEAHVTFEDDAGAYDQKDAEGFIKLNALRLRLLASRDKKAGRNL, via the coding sequence ATGTCCCTTGTCACTAATCCGCCGAAAAAAGTCGTCCTCGCATATTCGGGAGGACTCGATACTTCGATTATTCTGAAATGGCTTCAGACTGAATTTGGTTGTGAAGTTGTGACATTTACAGCTGACCTTGGACAAGGCGAAGAACTTGGACCTGCACGCGACAAAGCACTTCAACTTGGTATCAAAGAAGAAAACATCTTCATTGATGATCTGCGTGAAGATTTTGTACGCGATTATGTTTTCCCAATGTTTCGCGCAAACACTGTTTACGAAGGTGTCTACCTGCTTGGAACATCAATTGCGCGCCCATTGATTTCTAAGCGTCAAATCGAAATCGCTGAAATGGTCGGTGCTGATGCTGTTTGTCACGGAGCAACAGGTAAAGGTAATGATCAGGTTCGTTTCGAACTTGGATATTACGCACTAAACCCAGATATCCGCGTGATTGCACCTTGGCGTGACTGGGAATTTAAATCACGTACGCACCTTCTAGAATTTGCTGAAAAGCATGGCATCCCTGTACCAATGGATAAACGCGGTGAAGCCCCCTTCTCTGTTGATGCAAACATGTTGCACACATCTTCAGAAGGTAAAGCTTTGGAAGACCCGGGCGAAGTGGCACCTGAATTTGTGTTCCAACGCACAGTTTCTCCAGAAGAAGCACCTGACACGCCAGAAGAAATCACAGTTGGTTTTGAACGCGGTGACGCTGTGTCCATCAATGGCGAAACACTTTCACCAGCTAGCTTGCTAACCAAACTTAACGAGCTTGGTCGCAAACATGGTATTGGCCGTTTAGACCTTTTGGAAAATCGTTTCGTGGGTATGAAATCTCGCGGTATCTATGAAACACCGGGTGGAACAATCCTTCTCGCCGCTCACCGTGGTATTGAGCAAATCACACTAGATCGCGGTGCAGCCCACCTTAAAGACGAGCTAATGCCCCGCTATGCCGAGCTGATCTATAATGGTTTCTGGTGGTCACCAGAGCGCGAAATGCTACAAGCTGCAATCGATGCATCTCAAGGCATGGTGACAGGTGAAGTTCGCTTGAAGCTTTATAAAGGCCATGTGCACTTGTTAGCGCGTACAAGCCCATACTCATTGTATTCCGAAGCACATGTGACATTTGAAGATGATGCAGGTGCCTATGACCAAAAAGATGCGGAAGGCTTCATCAAATTGAATGCACTTCGTCTACGTTTATTGGCATCTCGGGATAAAAAAGCAGGTAGAAACCTCTAA